CTACAAAGAAATAAGAGGTTTCTCCATTGCAGAGGCTGAATTGATTGCGTTCGGCGGGGTGACCGCTGCCTAACTCGTCAAAGAGTCGGAAGCAGCGATTCTGAAGGGAAACAATATTCGATGGTATTCGATAAACTAATGGAGTATGAGAGATACATTTGTGATGCGGTTTCGCGATTCAAAACTGCGTTTGGGGATGTCAATCTGCTGTTCCTTTGGAGAAGTGGGAAAATACCTCGCACGGGCCATCTCGATGCCGAGCAAAGAATCGAGTATTCTTGCCATGGATCTGGGTGCACCGTGGATTATTTTGGCACAATCGTTTCGTTTGATTTTGATTCAACAGGACAATACTGCTACACTGCATTCAAGTTTGCACTTTTTCTCGATGAGGATTCGCTCGACAACGATGCGCTTTCTGCGGTGTTCGCCAAGATGAGTGAACAGGGAGTCTTGACCCACATTCCGAACTACGGCCTGAGACTTACACGTCAAACGCCTCCCTAATGTCTACTGCTGTTGAGGGCGCAGCATAGCGACATTGCAGAAGCCCAGTTCAACTCTTTTCAGTGCAAACCTTCGCGGTCGGTCGGTTGCCACAGGGAAACATCATCGAGGTGGCGATCCAGAACCCGTGGAGCCTCATCGCCAACTTCTCGGCGCAACAAGTTTCTGACTATGGTCAGCAATTGCTCCTTGTCGCCGTGGCAGTTTGATATGACTTCTGCCGTCGAATCTGCTTACTGGATAATTCTTCGGCTGACGCTCGCGGGCGGAGTGACGATCGACACCACCGCCGAGCATCCCTTCTTCGAGGAGTCCCTCGGCTGGATCGAAGCCCGCTCACTGACACTGGGCCATCGGCTCCGCACGCTCGACGGCTCCGCGATCGCCGTGGAATCGCTCGCCGAGACAGGCTAATGGCAGCCAGTGTGGCAATCTGCGCGTCGCGGATTGGCACACCTACTTCGTCGGCGATGATGCCTGGGGATGGGCGGTTTGGGCGCACAATGCCGACTGCTCCCATGCCCTGACGGTAAGCGACAACAACGCCAGGCGAGACCTTCGGAGGGCGCTCGTAAAGCAGACGA
This DNA window, taken from Tuwongella immobilis, encodes the following:
- a CDS encoding DUF6896 domain-containing protein, with amino-acid sequence MVFDKLMEYERYICDAVSRFKTAFGDVNLLFLWRSGKIPRTGHLDAEQRIEYSCHGSGCTVDYFGTIVSFDFDSTGQYCYTAFKFALFLDEDSLDNDALSAVFAKMSEQGVLTHIPNYGLRLTRQTPP